The DNA sequence CTATGCTGGACCTGAAGATGTGGCCTGTGATGTCTGCACTGGGGAAAACTGAAAGCTCTCAAGTCCTGTCTGGTGTGTGGTGATGTCTGCACTGGGAGAAAACTGAAAGCTCTCAAgtcctgtctggtgtgtgtCGTCTCTTACTGTGAGCAGCACCTTCAGCCTCATTATGATGTAGCTCAGTTAAAGAAACACAAGCTGGTAGACCCCTCCAACAAGCTCCAGGAGAACATCTGCTCTCGTCATGATAaggtgatgaagatgttctGTCGTACTGATCAGCAGTGTATCTGTTATCTCTGCCCTGTGGATGAACATAAAGGCCACGACACAgtctcagctgcagcagagaggactgagaggcagagagagctggaggtGACTCGACAAAACATCCAGCAGAGAATccaggacagagagaaagatgtgaagctgcttcaacaggaggtggaggctATCAATCGCTCTGCTGATAAAGCAGTGGAGGACAGTGAGAAGATCTTCACTGAGCTGATCCGTCTGATGGAGGAAAGACGCTCTGATGTGAAGCAGCAGGTCAGatcccagcaggaaactgaAGTGAGTGGAGTCAAAGAGCTTCAGgagaagctgcagcaggagatCACTGAGCTGAAGAGGAAAGACGCTGAGCTGATgaagctctcacacacagaggatcacACCCAGTTTCTACACAGCTACTCCTCACTGTCACCACTCAGTGAATCTACAGACTCATCCAGCATCAATATCCGTCCTCTCAGGTACTTTGAGGATGCGACAGCGGCTGTGTCAGAGCTCAGAGATAAACTACAGGACATTCTGAGACAGAAATGGACAAACATCTCACAGACAGTGACTGATGTGGATGTTATATCGTCACAATTAGAGCCCAAGACCAGAGCTGGACTCTTAAGGTATTCAAGTGAAATCACACTGGATcgaaacacagcaaacacacagatgttaTTATCTCAGGGGAACAGAAGAGTAAGGCTCATGAGACAACAA is a window from the Epinephelus fuscoguttatus linkage group LG15, E.fuscoguttatus.final_Chr_v1 genome containing:
- the LOC125901661 gene encoding tripartite motif-containing protein 16-like gives rise to the protein MAQKGVQLDRETFSCSICLDLLKDPVTTSCGHSYCMNCIKSFWDEEDEKKVHSCPQCRQTFTPRPVLLKNTMLAVLVEELKKTGLQAAPADHCYAGPEDVACDSCLVCGDVCTGRKLKALKSCLVCVVSYCEQHLQPHYDVAQLKKHKLVDPSNKLQENICSRHDKVMKMFCRTDQQCICYLCPVDEHKGHDTVSAAAERTERQRELEVTRQNIQQRIQDREKDVKLLQQEVEAINRSADKAVEDSEKIFTELIRLMEERRSDVKQQVRSQQETEVSGVKELQEKLQQEITELKRKDAELMKLSHTEDHTQFLHSYSSLSPLSESTDSSSINIRPLRYFEDATAAVSELRDKLQDILRQKWTNISQTVTDVDVISSQLEPKTRAGLLRYSSEITLDRNTANTQMLLSQGNRRVRLMRQQQSYSSHPERFSFFCQVLSRESLTRRCYWEVEWRGEGVAVAVAYKNISRSGTCNENEFGHNDKSWALYRFNKEYMFWHNNISTPVSDPQSSRVGVYLDHSAGILSFYSVSETMTLLYRVQTTFTQPLYAGLRLYSPSGSTAEFCQLK